In Kushneria marisflavi, the following are encoded in one genomic region:
- a CDS encoding NAD(P)/FAD-dependent oxidoreductase, whose amino-acid sequence MTRDTDTHLVVIGNGMAGHRLVTTLLARKDRPARITVLGEEASHAYNRILLSPWLAGELGRDELALPAMVAEGVECRPGARVINIDRSSHTLTLESGERLHYDRLVIATGARPTLPEVAGIQLGNVGAFRTMEDGEWLRQQAPGSNAVVIGGGLLGLEAAEGLRKLGMHVTVLQRSDRLMNRQLDAVAAGWLKQTLTRRGITIDTGAELARLDGDSNGNVRSLTLRDGRTLAADCVVVAAGITPNATLGQLAGLEVGRGICVDEHLATRDPAIFALGECAEVDGATIGLVEPIWQQVETLADVLCHRTPVPYQALPSPTRLKVAGIDLYAFGPVEPSEGMETLTYADPEHGDYRRLLIDNDRIKGAVLYGDTRDGPDLFRLATNGTALGEARSLLIFGAHDAIQQLEEAA is encoded by the coding sequence ATGACACGCGACACCGACACGCACCTCGTCGTCATCGGCAATGGCATGGCCGGCCATCGGCTGGTCACCACGCTGCTGGCCCGAAAGGATCGCCCGGCCCGCATCACGGTACTCGGCGAGGAAGCCTCACACGCCTATAACCGCATCCTGCTCTCCCCCTGGCTGGCCGGTGAGCTGGGTCGCGATGAGCTCGCCCTGCCCGCCATGGTCGCCGAGGGCGTCGAATGTCGACCGGGGGCACGGGTGATCAATATCGACCGTTCAAGCCACACCCTCACGCTCGAGTCCGGCGAGCGCCTGCACTACGACCGGCTGGTCATCGCCACCGGCGCCCGGCCGACGCTGCCCGAGGTGGCGGGCATCCAGCTTGGCAACGTCGGTGCGTTTCGAACGATGGAGGACGGTGAGTGGCTGAGACAGCAGGCCCCCGGATCCAACGCGGTCGTGATCGGCGGCGGCCTGCTGGGGCTTGAAGCCGCGGAAGGGCTTCGAAAGCTCGGCATGCACGTCACCGTGCTGCAGCGAAGCGACCGATTGATGAACCGCCAGCTCGACGCCGTGGCTGCCGGCTGGCTTAAGCAGACCCTGACCCGGCGCGGCATCACGATCGACACCGGCGCCGAGCTTGCCCGGCTTGATGGCGACTCAAACGGCAACGTGCGCTCGCTGACCCTGCGCGATGGCCGCACCCTCGCAGCCGACTGCGTGGTGGTGGCCGCCGGCATCACGCCGAACGCGACACTTGGCCAACTCGCCGGTCTCGAAGTGGGTCGCGGCATCTGCGTCGATGAGCACCTGGCCACCCGGGACCCGGCCATTTTTGCCCTAGGCGAATGCGCCGAGGTAGATGGGGCCACCATCGGTCTGGTCGAGCCGATCTGGCAGCAGGTCGAGACGCTGGCGGACGTGCTGTGCCACCGGACGCCCGTGCCCTACCAGGCGCTTCCCTCCCCGACCCGGCTCAAGGTCGCCGGCATCGACCTCTACGCCTTCGGCCCGGTCGAGCCGAGCGAGGGCATGGAGACGCTGACCTATGCCGACCCTGAACACGGTGATTACCGCCGTCTACTGATCGACAACGATCGCATCAAGGGGGCCGTGCTCTACGGCGACACCCGCGACGGCCCGGACCTCTTTCGTCTCGCCACCAACGGTACGGCGCTGGGCGAGGCCCGTTCCCTGCTGATTTTCGGCGCCCATGACGCCATTCAACAGCTCGAGGAGGCTGCATGA